A stretch of Microtus pennsylvanicus isolate mMicPen1 chromosome 5, mMicPen1.hap1, whole genome shotgun sequence DNA encodes these proteins:
- the LOC142851391 gene encoding olfactory receptor 5A1-like: MAVGRNISMVTNFIFLGFLEHPQLQVVLFVLFLGIYLVTMAGNLGLIVLIRMDSHLHSPMYFFLSNLSFIDVSYTSSIAPKMLCDFFREQKAISFVGCATQFFFFIGMGGTECCLLAVMAYDRYAAIANPLLYPSIMSPTTCVGMAITAYTGGLLTGLVQTSSIFQLHFCGSRIINHFFCDLPPLMSLSCSSTFLSQVVNFLVVCTVGGASALVVLISYGYIIAAVMKIHSIHGRMKAFNTCASHLTTVILFYGSGLFSYLHSSAGYSQDKNKVASMFYGAVIPMLNPIIYSLRNKEIKEALKKLKERKKQMSCLSVLQFLR; this comes from the coding sequence ATGGCTGTGGGAAGAAACATTAGCATGGTGACCAATTTCATCTTTTTGGGATTTTTAGAGCATCCCCAGCTGCAGGTTgtcctttttgtcttgtttctgggGATCTATTTGGTGACCATGGCTGGGAACCTGGGCCTCATTGTCCTGATCAGAATGGACTCACACCTCCActcccccatgtacttcttccttagCAACTTGTCCTTTATTGATGTCTCATACACTTCCTCCATAGCCCCTAAGATGCTCTGTGATTTCTTTAGGGAGCAGAAGGCCATCTCCTTTGTAGGTTGTGCCAcacagtttttcttctttattggaATGGGAGGCACTGAGTGCTGTCTCCTGGCAGTCATGGCATATGACAGATATGCTGCTATCGCCAATCCTCtactctatccatccatcatgtCACCCACCACCTGCGTGGGTATGGCCATCACAGCATACACAGGAGGGCTCCTCACTGGCTTGGTCCAAACCAGCTCCATATTCCAGCTTCATTTCTGTGGGTCTCGGATCATTAACCATTTTTTCTGTGATTTGCCACCCCTGATGTCCTTGTCTTGCTCTAGTACTTTTCTCAGTCAAGTAGTAAATTTTCTGGTTGTGTGTACAGTTGGTGGGGCATCAGCCCTGGTTGTCTTGATCTCCTATGGCTACATCATTGCTGCTGTCATGAAGATTCATTCAATCCATGGGCGGATGAAGGCTTTCAACACCTGCGCTTCTCATCTAACTACAGTGATTCTTTTCTATGGCTCTGGTCTCTTCTCATACCTCCATTCCAGTGCTGGCTACTCTCAAGACAAAAATAAGGTGGCGTCCATGTTTTATGGTGCAGTGATCCCCATGTTGAACCCTATCATCTATAGTCTGAGAAACAAGGAGATCAAAgaagcattgaagaaactcaaggagaggaagaagcagatgtCCTGTCTCTCTGTCCTACAGTTCCTTAggtaa
- the LOC142851392 gene encoding macrophage-expressed gene 1 protein-like — protein sequence MNSFIVTVLIWTTVAYAEEDKLLGETSETSFRKCQQAFNIPVLEVLPGGGWDNLRNIDMGRVMDLTYTNCKTTEDGHYIIPDEVFTIPQKESNLDMNSEILDSWVNYRSTTSASINMGLDFPFKVNGKFSSEFQRMKTLQVKDHAVTTRVQVRNLAYTVKNNPSSELSLGFKKELMEICDHLEKNQTKMATYLAELLVLNYGTHVITSVDAGAALIQEDHIRSSFLKNHKGNHVAVTTSAGITFAKAVNFNSEVGSDYQNSLTRGYLANRTNSRMQSIGGAPFYPGITLETWQNGMANHLVAIDRSGLPLHFFIKPNKLPGFPYHLVEKLSKTVETAVRNYYNFNTYPGCTNVESPNFNFQANTDDGSCDSKVANSPFGGIYQVCQHLSYSSLNLCQKLEQKNPLTGNFSCPSGYSTVHLLTQTHEEGYRDTECRLKCTLKIFCKKVCENVFKVANVEFRAYWCVASSQVSQNSGLLFGGVFTDKSINPVTNEQSCPSGYLSLSLLQNLKVCVSMDHELGHKFSIPFGGFFSCTKGNPLVDSSTSRDLGESFLQKCPGGFSQQLAVINDGCQVSYCVKAGIFTKDSLAPVRLPPYTQLPLMSQSDPSSNEETSSDSAAPWIKDSYAQQWRLERPSGLHSGSTSGGTIAGITVGAILAVGVVIAMAIYGHRRSKKSEYKVTSKMSFPSFARARATPDGVQDPTSA from the coding sequence ATGAACAGCTTCATTGTCACAGTCCTCATCTGGACCACAGTAGCATATGCTGAAGAAGACAAGCTCCTAGGAGAGACCAGTGAAACTAGTTTTCGAAAGTGCCAACAGGCTTTCAATATACCCGTTCTGGAAGTGCTACCTGGAGGGGGCTGGGATAATCTGAGGAACATAGACATGGGGCGGGTGATGGACTTGACATACACCAACTGTAAGACCACAGAAGATGGACATTACATCATCCCCGATGAAGTCTTTACTATTCCTCAGAAAGAGAGCAACCTGGACATGAACTCAGAAATCCTGGACTCCTGGGTGAATTACCGCAGCACCACCTCAGCTTCCATCAACATGGGGCTCGATTTTCCTTTCAAAGTCAACGGCAAGTTCTCTTCTGAGTTCCAAAGGATGAAGACCCTTCAAGTGAAGGACCATGCTGTAACTACAAGAGTTCAGGTGAGAAATTTGGCCTACACAGTGAAAAACAACCCAAGTTCAGAACTCAGCTTGGGATTTAAGAAAGAGCTCATGGAAATATGTGACCATCTAGAGAAAAACCAGACAAAGATGGCCACCTACCTGGCAGAACTGTTGGTCCTCAACTATGGCACACACGTAATcaccagtgtggatgctggggccGCACTCATTCAGGAGGACCACATAAGGTCCTCCTTCCTTAAGAACCACAAGGGAAACCATGTCGCTGTGACCACCTCTGCGGGAATCACTTTCGCGAAGGCTGTGAACTTCAACTCTGAAGTAGGCTCTGATTACCAAAATAGCTTGACCAGAGGCTACCTTGCTAACAGAACCAACTCCAGGATGCAGAGCATCGGAGGGGCTCCATTCTACCCAGGCATCACCTTGGAAACCTGGCAGAATGGCATGGCTAACCACTTGGTGGCAATAGACCGATCTGGTTTGCCTCTGCATTTCTTCATCAAGCCTAACAAGCTGCCTGGTTTTCCATACCACTTGGTGGAGAAGCTATCGAAGACAGTGGAAACTGCCGTGAGAAACTACTACAACTTTAACACATACCCAGGCTGCACAAATGTCGAGTCCCCCAACTTCAATTTTCAAGCCAATACAGATGATGGCTCCTGTGATAGTAAGGTAGCCAACTCTCCCTTCGGAGGCATTTATCAGGTGTGTCAACATCTCTCATACAGTTCACTCAATCTCTGCCAAAAGTTGGAACAGAAGAATCCACTCACTGGTAATTTCTCCTGTCCCTCTGGATACAGTACTGTCCATTTACTGACTCAGACCCATGAGGAGGGTTACAGGGACACGGAATGCAGACTGAAGTGCACCCTCAAGATCTTCTGTAAGAAAGTGTGTGAAAATGTATTCAAAGTGGCTAACGTTGAATTCAGGGCTTATTGGTGTGTGGCCAGTAGTCAAGTATCCCAAAACTCAGGACTTCTCTTTGGGGGAGTCTTCACTGACAAGAGCATCAACCCTGTGACAAATGAACAGTCATGCCCATCTGGGTACCTTTCACTGAGTCTGTTACAGAACCTCAAGGTATGTGTTTCTATGGATCATGAGTTGGGGCATAAGTTTTCAATCCCCTTTGGTGGGTTCTTCAGTTGCACAAAGGGGAACCCTTTGGTTGATTCTTCAACATCCAGAGACTTAGGGGAATCATTTCTGCAAAAGTGTCCTGGGGGCTTCAGCCAACAGCTAGCTGTTATCAATGATGGTTGCCAAGTGTCCTATTGTGTCAAGGCTGGAATCTTTACAAAAGATTCCCTAGCCCCTGTTAGGCTACCACCTTACACTCAGCTTCCTCTCATGAGTCAGTCTGACCCCAGCTCTAATGAAGAGACAAGTAGCGATAGTGCTGCACCCTGGATTAAGGACTCCTACGCCCAGCAGTGGAGGCTAGAGAGGCCATCGGGACTGCACAGCGGTAGCACATCAGGAGGAACCATTGCTGGAATCACAGTTGGGGCTATCCTGGCAGTAGGTGTTGTCATTGCCATGGCCATCTATGGCCACCGGAGGTCTAAGAAGAGTGAATACAAAGTAACTTCAaaaatgtcttttccttcttttgcaaGAGCTAGAGCCACTCCTGATGGAGTGCAGGATCCAACTTCAGCTTAA